A single window of Lutzomyia longipalpis isolate SR_M1_2022 chromosome 1, ASM2433408v1 DNA harbors:
- the LOC129790048 gene encoding solute carrier family 35 member B1 homolog has protein sequence MSDKPKTRFLIYALGIFFCYFVFGILQEKITRGRYGDEVNEDGSRGERFTFALALVGVQCVVNWAFAKGMLLVWQQKKDETHPGYYASCSLTYLLAMVGSNMALRWVPYPTQVVGKAAKPIPVMILAVLIGRKSYPLSRYLCVLTIVLGVVLFMYKDGKSSAVDEEGTGLGELLLILSLAMDGLTGAIQERMRASSAPSAQHMMLAMNGWSSAMVAIPLVISGEALSFIQFTINHPILIWHLTTLALTGALGQLFIFLMVSGFGPLACSVVTTTRKFFTVLFSVLIFGNPLIPRQWAGAILVFLGLFSDIFINKKPPAPPQATKKPLMKEEH, from the exons ATGAGCGATAAACCCAAGACACGGTTCCTAATTTATGCTCTGGGTATTTTCTTCTGTTACTTCGTATTCGGGATTCTACAGGAGAAAATCACCCGAGGCCGGTATGGGGATGAAGTTAATGAGGATGGTAGTCGCGGGGAACGATTCACCTTTGCTCTGGCCCTCGTGGGGGTGCAGTGTGTTGTAAATTGGGCCTTTGCAAAGGGAATGCTGCTTGTGTGGCAACAGAAGAAGGATGAAACTCATCCGGGGTACTATGCCAGCTGTTCCTTGACATACCTCCTGGCTATGGTGGGTTCCAATATGGCTCTCCGATGGGTACCGTATCCAACACAGGTGGTTGGAAAGGCAGCAAAACCCATTCCTGTGATGATCCTTGCTGTTCTCATTGGACGCAAATCATACCCACTGTCCAGGTACCTGTGTGTCCTCACCATAGTGCTGGGTGTTGTGCTCTTCATGTACAAGGATGGCAAGAGTAGTGCCGTGGATGAGGAGGGAACAGGGCTCGGGGAACTCCTTCTAATTCTCAGCCTGGCAATGGATGGACTCACGGGGGCGATTCAGGAGAGAATGAGAGCTTCCAGTGCCCCATCGGCACAGCATATGATGCTGGCTATGAATGGCTGGAGTAGTGCAATGGTTGCCATTCCTCTCGTTATTTCCGGAGAAGCTCTGAGCTTCATTCAATTCACCATTAACCATCCAATTCTCATCTGGCATTTAACCACTCTTGCTCTCACAGGAGCTCTCGGGCAGCTCTTTATCTTCCTCATG GTCTCTGGCTTTGGTCCTTTGGCTTGTTCTGTGGTCACGacaacaagaaaattcttcacggTACTGTTCTCTGTGCTGATCTTCGGCAATCCCCTCATCCCAAGGCAATGGGCTGGAGCTATTCTCGTCTTCTTGGGCCTCTTCAGTGACATATTCATCAACAAGAAACCCCCAGCACCACCACAAGCAACCAAGAAGCCACTCATGAAGGAGGAGCACTAA